One window of Etheostoma spectabile isolate EspeVRDwgs_2016 chromosome 6, UIUC_Espe_1.0, whole genome shotgun sequence genomic DNA carries:
- the leng9 gene encoding leukocyte receptor cluster member 9 isoform X1, which translates to MTDHRLSMASDGLGVSPFPAEDPRDDGTHLTDTPWPEAGVPADPHCGKDVLKDPADSTEQAGVNICQFFLKGKCRFGHRCNFSHSNTSIDDSGAVSSDQSDKQDGEKMEKHKNKATKPKYEEKAKVNKKPRMRTADDVISRILWDPSVDGSEFAVGYVDRFLGVLERPFNEFNWDTDPCDCDYSSELALPRHRIQYFTYRGHRVWDRHSRTDRVFGSTGQSLAPPFGEEEEVKEMNTEGQDRLITTEDQPPGVCGQEESKTDECTHTENTHLEEEKPTEMNTFTPDSTQSSPKCQGNTSPEQLESQVTCILEEGAMRPTASTNQMSLSQKEGVSVKMEGAEEIEWKESWENNEDALSYLVAMNISQNPLAPRKQREEKRGVGRPPKKRPTHFITFKANTPAILSGFQQLKEEITSLLPSSAPHWQNAPSLHVTMCLLNLPGPAEVAAAGEILRRFAHLDRNPPVSLTFPVRLKHFNGRVLFLSPQPQLHLQQLNSGLQEAYRKEGFLHKDSYNPRYHLTLAKVVGIEGDRIFEGVRDLKVGKGLNFGRLPVNTLHLCAMGGSKVDGFYQTVCTVTLR; encoded by the exons ATGACAGATCACAGATTGAGCATGGCTTCAGACGGGTTAGGAGTGTCACCATTTCCAGCAGAGGACCCTAGAGATGATGGGACCCACCTGACAGACACACCCTGGCCAGAGGCAGGGGTCCCTGCTGACCCTCACTGTGGCAAAGACGTCCTAAAAGACCCAGCAg ATTCAACAGAACAGGCTGGAGTCAACATTTGCCAATTTTTCCTGAAGGGAAAGTGTCGTTTCGGCCACAGATGTAATTTCTCTCACAG TAACACATCAATAGATGATTCAGGGGCTGTCTCATCTGACCAGAGTGACAAACAAGATGGcgaaaagatggaaaaacacaagaataaagccACAAAGCCAAAATATGAGGAAAAAG CAAAGGTGAACAAAAAGCCTCGCATGCGCACAGCAGATGACGTTATCTCTCGGATACTGTGGGACCCATCGGTGGATGGATCAGAATTTGCAGTGGGCTATGTGGATCGCTTCCTTGGTGTGCTGGAGCGTCCCTTCAATGAGTTCAACTGGGACACTGACCCCTGCGACTGTGATTACTCTTCTGAGCTGGCCCTGCCCAGACACAGGATCCAGTACTTCACCTACAGAGGGCACCGCGTCTGGGACCGCCACAGTAGGACAGACAGGGTGTTTGGCTCCACTGGTCAATCTCTGGCTCCCCCCtttggagaggaggaggaagtaaAGG AAATGAACACAGAAGGCCAAGACAGACTTATAACAACAGAAGATCAGCCCCCTGGTGTCTGTGGGCAGGAAGAGAGTAAAACAGACGAATGTACTCATACTGAGAACACACATCTGGAGGAAGAAAAGCCGACTGAGATGAATACTTTCACCCCTGACTCAACGCAATCCTCTCCAAAGTGTCAAGGAAACACTTCTCCGGAACAACTGGAATCACAAGTAACATGTATTTTGGAGGAGGGTGCAATGAG aCCTACGGCTTCAACAAACCAAATGTCCTTATCCCAAAAAGAGGGTGTAAGTGTAAAAATGGAGGGTGCGGAAGAGATTGAATGGAAAGAAAGCTGGGAAAATAATGAAGATGCTTTG AGTTACCTTGTTGCGATGAACATCAGCCAAAATCCATTAGCCCCTCggaagcagagagaggagaagcGTGGTGTTGGTCGCCCCCCTAAAAAACGACCCACGCACTTCATCACCTTCAAGGCCAACACTCCTGCTATCCTCTCCGGTTTCCAGCAGCTGAAGGAGGAGATCACCTCCCTTCTGCCCTCCTCTGCCCCTCACTGGCAAAACGCCCCGAGCCTCCATGTCACCATGTGCCTCCTGAATTTGCCCGGCCCAGCTGAGGTAGCTGCTGCTGGGGAGATCCTGCGACGGTTTGCTCATTTGGATCGTAACCCGCCGGTGTCTCTGACCTTCCCCGTGAGGCTGAAACATTTCAATGGGAGGGTGCTGTTCCTCAGCCCCCAGCCTCAGCTTCACCTCCAGCAGCTCAACAGTGGCCTGCAGGAGGCCTACAGGAAGGAGGGCTTTCTCCACAAGGACTCCTACAATCCGCGCTACCACCTCACACTGGCCAAGGTAGTGGGTATTGAGGGAGACAGGATTTTTGAAGGGGTGAGGGACCTAAAGGTGGGCAAGGGTTTAAATTTTGGCCGTCTGCCAGTAAACACCTTACACCTTTGTGCAATGGGAGGTTCCAAAGTAGATGGTTTTTATCAGACCGTGTGCACAGTAACTCTTCGATAA
- the leng9 gene encoding leukocyte receptor cluster member 9 isoform X2, whose amino-acid sequence MTDHRLSMASDGLGVSPFPAEDPRDDGTHLTDTPWPEAGVPADPHCGKDVLKDPADSTEQAGVNICQFFLKGKCRFGHRCNFSHSNTSIDDSGAVSSDQSDKQDGEKMEKHKNKATKPKYEEKEVNKKPRMRTADDVISRILWDPSVDGSEFAVGYVDRFLGVLERPFNEFNWDTDPCDCDYSSELALPRHRIQYFTYRGHRVWDRHSRTDRVFGSTGQSLAPPFGEEEEVKEMNTEGQDRLITTEDQPPGVCGQEESKTDECTHTENTHLEEEKPTEMNTFTPDSTQSSPKCQGNTSPEQLESQVTCILEEGAMRPTASTNQMSLSQKEGVSVKMEGAEEIEWKESWENNEDALSYLVAMNISQNPLAPRKQREEKRGVGRPPKKRPTHFITFKANTPAILSGFQQLKEEITSLLPSSAPHWQNAPSLHVTMCLLNLPGPAEVAAAGEILRRFAHLDRNPPVSLTFPVRLKHFNGRVLFLSPQPQLHLQQLNSGLQEAYRKEGFLHKDSYNPRYHLTLAKVVGIEGDRIFEGVRDLKVGKGLNFGRLPVNTLHLCAMGGSKVDGFYQTVCTVTLR is encoded by the exons ATGACAGATCACAGATTGAGCATGGCTTCAGACGGGTTAGGAGTGTCACCATTTCCAGCAGAGGACCCTAGAGATGATGGGACCCACCTGACAGACACACCCTGGCCAGAGGCAGGGGTCCCTGCTGACCCTCACTGTGGCAAAGACGTCCTAAAAGACCCAGCAg ATTCAACAGAACAGGCTGGAGTCAACATTTGCCAATTTTTCCTGAAGGGAAAGTGTCGTTTCGGCCACAGATGTAATTTCTCTCACAG TAACACATCAATAGATGATTCAGGGGCTGTCTCATCTGACCAGAGTGACAAACAAGATGGcgaaaagatggaaaaacacaagaataaagccACAAAGCCAAAATATGAGGAAAAAG AGGTGAACAAAAAGCCTCGCATGCGCACAGCAGATGACGTTATCTCTCGGATACTGTGGGACCCATCGGTGGATGGATCAGAATTTGCAGTGGGCTATGTGGATCGCTTCCTTGGTGTGCTGGAGCGTCCCTTCAATGAGTTCAACTGGGACACTGACCCCTGCGACTGTGATTACTCTTCTGAGCTGGCCCTGCCCAGACACAGGATCCAGTACTTCACCTACAGAGGGCACCGCGTCTGGGACCGCCACAGTAGGACAGACAGGGTGTTTGGCTCCACTGGTCAATCTCTGGCTCCCCCCtttggagaggaggaggaagtaaAGG AAATGAACACAGAAGGCCAAGACAGACTTATAACAACAGAAGATCAGCCCCCTGGTGTCTGTGGGCAGGAAGAGAGTAAAACAGACGAATGTACTCATACTGAGAACACACATCTGGAGGAAGAAAAGCCGACTGAGATGAATACTTTCACCCCTGACTCAACGCAATCCTCTCCAAAGTGTCAAGGAAACACTTCTCCGGAACAACTGGAATCACAAGTAACATGTATTTTGGAGGAGGGTGCAATGAG aCCTACGGCTTCAACAAACCAAATGTCCTTATCCCAAAAAGAGGGTGTAAGTGTAAAAATGGAGGGTGCGGAAGAGATTGAATGGAAAGAAAGCTGGGAAAATAATGAAGATGCTTTG AGTTACCTTGTTGCGATGAACATCAGCCAAAATCCATTAGCCCCTCggaagcagagagaggagaagcGTGGTGTTGGTCGCCCCCCTAAAAAACGACCCACGCACTTCATCACCTTCAAGGCCAACACTCCTGCTATCCTCTCCGGTTTCCAGCAGCTGAAGGAGGAGATCACCTCCCTTCTGCCCTCCTCTGCCCCTCACTGGCAAAACGCCCCGAGCCTCCATGTCACCATGTGCCTCCTGAATTTGCCCGGCCCAGCTGAGGTAGCTGCTGCTGGGGAGATCCTGCGACGGTTTGCTCATTTGGATCGTAACCCGCCGGTGTCTCTGACCTTCCCCGTGAGGCTGAAACATTTCAATGGGAGGGTGCTGTTCCTCAGCCCCCAGCCTCAGCTTCACCTCCAGCAGCTCAACAGTGGCCTGCAGGAGGCCTACAGGAAGGAGGGCTTTCTCCACAAGGACTCCTACAATCCGCGCTACCACCTCACACTGGCCAAGGTAGTGGGTATTGAGGGAGACAGGATTTTTGAAGGGGTGAGGGACCTAAAGGTGGGCAAGGGTTTAAATTTTGGCCGTCTGCCAGTAAACACCTTACACCTTTGTGCAATGGGAGGTTCCAAAGTAGATGGTTTTTATCAGACCGTGTGCACAGTAACTCTTCGATAA
- the leng9 gene encoding leukocyte receptor cluster member 9 isoform X3, with product MTDHRLSMASDGLGVSPFPAEDPRDDGTHLTDTPWPEAGVPADPHCGKDVLKDPADSTEQAGVNICQFFLKGKCRFGHRCNFSHSNTSIDDSGAVSSDQSDKQDGEKMEKHKNKATKPKYEEKAKVNKKPRMRTADDVISRILWDPSVDGSEFAVGYVDRFLGVLERPFNEFNWDTDPCDCDYSSELALPRHRIQYFTYRGHRVWDRHSRTDRVFGSTGQSLAPPFGEEEEVKEGQDRLITTEDQPPGVCGQEESKTDECTHTENTHLEEEKPTEMNTFTPDSTQSSPKCQGNTSPEQLESQVTCILEEGAMRPTASTNQMSLSQKEGVSVKMEGAEEIEWKESWENNEDALSYLVAMNISQNPLAPRKQREEKRGVGRPPKKRPTHFITFKANTPAILSGFQQLKEEITSLLPSSAPHWQNAPSLHVTMCLLNLPGPAEVAAAGEILRRFAHLDRNPPVSLTFPVRLKHFNGRVLFLSPQPQLHLQQLNSGLQEAYRKEGFLHKDSYNPRYHLTLAKVVGIEGDRIFEGVRDLKVGKGLNFGRLPVNTLHLCAMGGSKVDGFYQTVCTVTLR from the exons ATGACAGATCACAGATTGAGCATGGCTTCAGACGGGTTAGGAGTGTCACCATTTCCAGCAGAGGACCCTAGAGATGATGGGACCCACCTGACAGACACACCCTGGCCAGAGGCAGGGGTCCCTGCTGACCCTCACTGTGGCAAAGACGTCCTAAAAGACCCAGCAg ATTCAACAGAACAGGCTGGAGTCAACATTTGCCAATTTTTCCTGAAGGGAAAGTGTCGTTTCGGCCACAGATGTAATTTCTCTCACAG TAACACATCAATAGATGATTCAGGGGCTGTCTCATCTGACCAGAGTGACAAACAAGATGGcgaaaagatggaaaaacacaagaataaagccACAAAGCCAAAATATGAGGAAAAAG CAAAGGTGAACAAAAAGCCTCGCATGCGCACAGCAGATGACGTTATCTCTCGGATACTGTGGGACCCATCGGTGGATGGATCAGAATTTGCAGTGGGCTATGTGGATCGCTTCCTTGGTGTGCTGGAGCGTCCCTTCAATGAGTTCAACTGGGACACTGACCCCTGCGACTGTGATTACTCTTCTGAGCTGGCCCTGCCCAGACACAGGATCCAGTACTTCACCTACAGAGGGCACCGCGTCTGGGACCGCCACAGTAGGACAGACAGGGTGTTTGGCTCCACTGGTCAATCTCTGGCTCCCCCCtttggagaggaggaggaagtaaAGG AAGGCCAAGACAGACTTATAACAACAGAAGATCAGCCCCCTGGTGTCTGTGGGCAGGAAGAGAGTAAAACAGACGAATGTACTCATACTGAGAACACACATCTGGAGGAAGAAAAGCCGACTGAGATGAATACTTTCACCCCTGACTCAACGCAATCCTCTCCAAAGTGTCAAGGAAACACTTCTCCGGAACAACTGGAATCACAAGTAACATGTATTTTGGAGGAGGGTGCAATGAG aCCTACGGCTTCAACAAACCAAATGTCCTTATCCCAAAAAGAGGGTGTAAGTGTAAAAATGGAGGGTGCGGAAGAGATTGAATGGAAAGAAAGCTGGGAAAATAATGAAGATGCTTTG AGTTACCTTGTTGCGATGAACATCAGCCAAAATCCATTAGCCCCTCggaagcagagagaggagaagcGTGGTGTTGGTCGCCCCCCTAAAAAACGACCCACGCACTTCATCACCTTCAAGGCCAACACTCCTGCTATCCTCTCCGGTTTCCAGCAGCTGAAGGAGGAGATCACCTCCCTTCTGCCCTCCTCTGCCCCTCACTGGCAAAACGCCCCGAGCCTCCATGTCACCATGTGCCTCCTGAATTTGCCCGGCCCAGCTGAGGTAGCTGCTGCTGGGGAGATCCTGCGACGGTTTGCTCATTTGGATCGTAACCCGCCGGTGTCTCTGACCTTCCCCGTGAGGCTGAAACATTTCAATGGGAGGGTGCTGTTCCTCAGCCCCCAGCCTCAGCTTCACCTCCAGCAGCTCAACAGTGGCCTGCAGGAGGCCTACAGGAAGGAGGGCTTTCTCCACAAGGACTCCTACAATCCGCGCTACCACCTCACACTGGCCAAGGTAGTGGGTATTGAGGGAGACAGGATTTTTGAAGGGGTGAGGGACCTAAAGGTGGGCAAGGGTTTAAATTTTGGCCGTCTGCCAGTAAACACCTTACACCTTTGTGCAATGGGAGGTTCCAAAGTAGATGGTTTTTATCAGACCGTGTGCACAGTAACTCTTCGATAA
- the leng9 gene encoding leukocyte receptor cluster member 9 isoform X4, with amino-acid sequence MASDGLGVSPFPAEDPRDDGTHLTDTPWPEAGVPADPHCGKDVLKDPADSTEQAGVNICQFFLKGKCRFGHRCNFSHSNTSIDDSGAVSSDQSDKQDGEKMEKHKNKATKPKYEEKAKVNKKPRMRTADDVISRILWDPSVDGSEFAVGYVDRFLGVLERPFNEFNWDTDPCDCDYSSELALPRHRIQYFTYRGHRVWDRHSRTDRVFGSTGQSLAPPFGEEEEVKEMNTEGQDRLITTEDQPPGVCGQEESKTDECTHTENTHLEEEKPTEMNTFTPDSTQSSPKCQGNTSPEQLESQVTCILEEGAMRPTASTNQMSLSQKEGVSVKMEGAEEIEWKESWENNEDALSYLVAMNISQNPLAPRKQREEKRGVGRPPKKRPTHFITFKANTPAILSGFQQLKEEITSLLPSSAPHWQNAPSLHVTMCLLNLPGPAEVAAAGEILRRFAHLDRNPPVSLTFPVRLKHFNGRVLFLSPQPQLHLQQLNSGLQEAYRKEGFLHKDSYNPRYHLTLAKVVGIEGDRIFEGVRDLKVGKGLNFGRLPVNTLHLCAMGGSKVDGFYQTVCTVTLR; translated from the exons ATGGCTTCAGACGGGTTAGGAGTGTCACCATTTCCAGCAGAGGACCCTAGAGATGATGGGACCCACCTGACAGACACACCCTGGCCAGAGGCAGGGGTCCCTGCTGACCCTCACTGTGGCAAAGACGTCCTAAAAGACCCAGCAg ATTCAACAGAACAGGCTGGAGTCAACATTTGCCAATTTTTCCTGAAGGGAAAGTGTCGTTTCGGCCACAGATGTAATTTCTCTCACAG TAACACATCAATAGATGATTCAGGGGCTGTCTCATCTGACCAGAGTGACAAACAAGATGGcgaaaagatggaaaaacacaagaataaagccACAAAGCCAAAATATGAGGAAAAAG CAAAGGTGAACAAAAAGCCTCGCATGCGCACAGCAGATGACGTTATCTCTCGGATACTGTGGGACCCATCGGTGGATGGATCAGAATTTGCAGTGGGCTATGTGGATCGCTTCCTTGGTGTGCTGGAGCGTCCCTTCAATGAGTTCAACTGGGACACTGACCCCTGCGACTGTGATTACTCTTCTGAGCTGGCCCTGCCCAGACACAGGATCCAGTACTTCACCTACAGAGGGCACCGCGTCTGGGACCGCCACAGTAGGACAGACAGGGTGTTTGGCTCCACTGGTCAATCTCTGGCTCCCCCCtttggagaggaggaggaagtaaAGG AAATGAACACAGAAGGCCAAGACAGACTTATAACAACAGAAGATCAGCCCCCTGGTGTCTGTGGGCAGGAAGAGAGTAAAACAGACGAATGTACTCATACTGAGAACACACATCTGGAGGAAGAAAAGCCGACTGAGATGAATACTTTCACCCCTGACTCAACGCAATCCTCTCCAAAGTGTCAAGGAAACACTTCTCCGGAACAACTGGAATCACAAGTAACATGTATTTTGGAGGAGGGTGCAATGAG aCCTACGGCTTCAACAAACCAAATGTCCTTATCCCAAAAAGAGGGTGTAAGTGTAAAAATGGAGGGTGCGGAAGAGATTGAATGGAAAGAAAGCTGGGAAAATAATGAAGATGCTTTG AGTTACCTTGTTGCGATGAACATCAGCCAAAATCCATTAGCCCCTCggaagcagagagaggagaagcGTGGTGTTGGTCGCCCCCCTAAAAAACGACCCACGCACTTCATCACCTTCAAGGCCAACACTCCTGCTATCCTCTCCGGTTTCCAGCAGCTGAAGGAGGAGATCACCTCCCTTCTGCCCTCCTCTGCCCCTCACTGGCAAAACGCCCCGAGCCTCCATGTCACCATGTGCCTCCTGAATTTGCCCGGCCCAGCTGAGGTAGCTGCTGCTGGGGAGATCCTGCGACGGTTTGCTCATTTGGATCGTAACCCGCCGGTGTCTCTGACCTTCCCCGTGAGGCTGAAACATTTCAATGGGAGGGTGCTGTTCCTCAGCCCCCAGCCTCAGCTTCACCTCCAGCAGCTCAACAGTGGCCTGCAGGAGGCCTACAGGAAGGAGGGCTTTCTCCACAAGGACTCCTACAATCCGCGCTACCACCTCACACTGGCCAAGGTAGTGGGTATTGAGGGAGACAGGATTTTTGAAGGGGTGAGGGACCTAAAGGTGGGCAAGGGTTTAAATTTTGGCCGTCTGCCAGTAAACACCTTACACCTTTGTGCAATGGGAGGTTCCAAAGTAGATGGTTTTTATCAGACCGTGTGCACAGTAACTCTTCGATAA